In Clarias gariepinus isolate MV-2021 ecotype Netherlands chromosome 1, CGAR_prim_01v2, whole genome shotgun sequence, one DNA window encodes the following:
- the LOC128512347 gene encoding Fc receptor-like protein 5: MDIYWCESESGENSNPVNITVRERPEAVLSVSPQSWLTEGDSLTLSCKVTNSSTDWTFSWYREVPYRDGLLQLKNNHSYVDLLSDSSRGSGGNYTLSPAARNHTGVYRCRGEREQFFTKFSNPQPVWIIGKSPPVSLIINPNRTQHFTNDSLSLSCEDQCNSTGWTVRRYKQNNTGSNCSQWGSVTGSTCEISSLSTSYTGVYWCESESGENSNPVNITVHDGNVILESPVHPVTEGRPLTLRCLYRSTKTSNPLADFYKDGSVLQNQTTGEMIIHKVSKSNEGFYHCKHPERGESPKSWVSVRVARHGGTKGVTVGLSLAISFIAFIILLLWCYKIKKDLFLSVEKHQKPNHTSDQKLSRSGAEDSQSGHTPLHAGEAAAESSDVTYAQVTKKKRKNDAEPSGSDVTYAELEIKPKKKSVGEIVSHVSVDDDEVMVN, from the exons atggaca tttactggtgtgagtCTGAATCTGGAGAAAACAGTAATCCTGTCAACATAACAGTGCGTG AGAGACCAGAGGCAGTACTGAGTGTATCTCCACAGAGCTGGctgactgaaggagactcaCTGACTCTCAGCTGTAAGGTTACAAACTCCTCTACAGACTGGACATTCAGCTGGTACAGAGAGGTTCCCTACAGAGATGGCCtacttcaattaaaaaataatcatagcTATGTGGATCTCCTCTCAGACAGCAGCAGAGGATCTGGAGGCAACTACACTCTCAGTCCTGCTGCTCGTaatcacacaggagtttataggtgcagaggagagagagaacaatTCTTTACAAAGTTCAGCAACCCACAGCCAGTATGGATCATTG GTAaatctcctccagtctctctgatcatcaatcccaacagaactcaacactttactaatgactctctctcactgagctgtgaggaccagtgtaactctactggatggacagtgagacgATACAAACAGAATAACACAGGATCAAATTGTTCACAGTGGGGATCAGTTACAGGATCTACATGTGAAATCAGCTCCCTCTCCACATCctacactggagtttactggtgtgagtctgaatctggagaaaacagtaatcctgtcaacatcacagtgcatg ATGGTAATGTGATCCTGGAGAGTCCTGTCCATCCTGTGACTGAGGGACGTCCTCTGACTCTACGCTGTTTATATCGCAGCACAAAGACCTCAAACCCCCTAGCTGATTTCTATAAAGATGGATCAGTTCTCCAGAACCAGACTACAGGAGAGATGATCATCCATAAGGTCTCAAAGTCAAATGAAGGTTTCTACCACTGTAAACacccagagagaggagagtcaCCGAAAAGCTGGGTCTCGGTCAGAG TAGCCAGACATGGTGGGACAAAAGGAGTGACTGTGGGACTGAGTTTGGCCATTTCctttattgcttttataatattattgctGTGGTGCtacaaaataaagaaag atctgtttctctctgtagAAAAGCATCAGAAACCCAATCACACATCAGATCAGAAATTGAGCCGGTCAGGAGCTGAAGACTCTCAGTCAGGACACACACCACTTCATGCTG GCGAAGCTGCAGCTGAGAGCAGTGATGTCACTTATGCACAGGttacaaagaaaaagagaaagaatg ATGCTGAACCCAGTGGTAGTGATGTGACTTATGCTGAACTTGAaataaaaccaaagaaaaaatcTGTAGGAGAAATAG